The uncultured Carboxylicivirga sp. genomic interval AGCCCGAAGATGAACTATTCTATACGCGAAAAAGCGATTTAGTTCTAGTAAAGTAATTTATACACTCCGACACGAACCCGATATAATCGGGTTCTTTTTTTACCACACCACACATCCTGCTTATTCTTAGTTGTTATTTTGCATCAACTTTATTCATATTAGTAGAAGCCCAAGGTACTTCATTTACTTTCTATATTCCTTATCTTTGATAATGAAAGGTAATCGGAAGAAATAATTGAAAAATGAGCATACAAGACTTTATTTTACGCATGGGATTAGCATTGGCCGGTGGTCTTATAATTGGCTTTGAACGAGGTTGGCATCACAAGTCAGCAGGTTTACGTACCAATACCTTGGTAGCTATTGGCTCAGCTCTATATGTAATGCTATCTATTAACCTCACCCATGATCAGGGAGATGTAACTCGTATTGTTGCTCAGGTTGTTAGTGGAATCGGTTTCTTAGGCGCCGGTATAATTTTTAAAGAAGGACTTACTGTTCATGGCCTTACCACAGCCGCTACAGTTTGGTGCAGTTCGGCTATTGGTTGTTTTGCAGCCGCAGGGTATTATATCGAAACAATAATAGGCATTGTTTTTATTTTAATTATCAACAACCTGTTAATGCCTTTAGACAAGAAACTCGCACAACGTGATAAAGAGAAGGAAGAACAATAACAAGTATAAAAAAACAAAAGCGACCATTAGTAACGGTCGCTTTTTTTATTAATTCTTCTTAAACAAATCTTTCATCCGATCAAGTACACTTTTATGATCTCGTTTTTCCCGCCTTTCTTCTCGTTTCGATTTTCGTTCTTCTCTTCGTTTAATCTTGGTCGAATCTGGGCGACCAAAACTATCAAACATCTTATTGAAAATATCCTTATCCGGATCTTCCAGCGAGTAATCATCACATTCCATTCGATCTTTTAGATCATTAGGAATTGGATAAAACGAGGTTGCATAATATTGTTTCATAGATGTATTACCCTCAACACGCTGCATAAAACGAGCAAATACAGGTAAAGCCATGTGCCCACCACTACCTAATGCAGTTGATCTGAATCGTATACTCGGTTGATCATTTCCAACCCAGGCACCTGCCACCAACGTTGGTGTATAACCAATAAACCATCCATCAGAATTATCTTGTGTAGTTCCCGTCTTACCAGCTAAATCAGATTTAAGATGATAAAGCTTTCGTAA includes:
- a CDS encoding MgtC/SapB family protein, coding for MSIQDFILRMGLALAGGLIIGFERGWHHKSAGLRTNTLVAIGSALYVMLSINLTHDQGDVTRIVAQVVSGIGFLGAGIIFKEGLTVHGLTTAATVWCSSAIGCFAAAGYYIETIIGIVFILIINNLLMPLDKKLAQRDKEKEEQ